The following are encoded together in the Hydractinia symbiolongicarpus strain clone_291-10 chromosome 14, HSymV2.1, whole genome shotgun sequence genome:
- the LOC130625270 gene encoding uncharacterized protein LOC130625270, with amino-acid sequence MKVPMPYDEGFSENENPYSSSGYAQICREYGADPNAQYKFKALMSSLTNGSDADNFTERQILLQKFEAMVQPSENVGHDITEFQKFLKRVRPGQEISRVALKPGSEKIPQSGDGNPHDDTKATLVTAGKPGDMRKILFYTLILTTFIISSNDQQVHYETSLPLLPKNTQARHLKRGKSRVLYYSNCSATFNLILDGDIEVNPGPGFVAPKCSTCSKVVRCNQKRLLCSQCLDVSHAVCQNKQHLVTNSRVPYETMCDRCLHTVLPFLNVSLNTSYVESFKLVYKKRKERRGGGVAAYVKDDIDFKLRNDITTLHNELEHIWIEINGRNRHSKILLGVFYQPNFDDASKAEWLSKVDIILDKVVSQWRGHIVITGDMNINLLENSQITTVYNDILDSHNLVQHVTKPSRRGTTLIDHFITNAQCKPRFKYIRDYKNYILNDYVTDFSQLPLSVVYSSESADDKLDIFNELISSCIERHAPLKRIKVTRPPAPWLKDLRINDMQSKCRELRHKAHLTQSDSDWDNFRDIRNNLKRTIKHTRKTFFKKALSSKRPADVWKFIHQFLNAVPTTQDDLLNHINNFQLRNDRSELYFRHVTYTEVETELKSLRMDCSAGFDNIPVAHIKPVLEYLISPLTHVINSGIDEQKFHTQWKIGKVSPIPKCDNTTSSDQYRPVSVLSTLSKVYERCIANQICEYISSENALKDTMSGFRKHHSTTTLLLKIRYDIIKAMEKGEVTLAMFLDYSKAFDTVDFKTIITKLYHLSFSKPAVLWMFSYLNNRLQYVQIDDCSSSMETVQFGVPQGSVLGPIFFNLYVTDLQDAVHGTVCQFADDTSCYDHCKQNELPNAIEQLTQRLDNLCDWSFNNNLAFNQGKTKIMLFSGSRMSQTHKLDDDTHVTFNIKHCGKLIERVASYKLLGVHFDEHLAWDTHLKQLLKSTYCKLSVLRKLKHSAPQYLRKQLVETLLLSRLDYCNVVFSNAPDYKLNRINKVLRCAAAFVTAHYCTTADILNLKWLPSKERINLNMLKLAHKSLHETEFPTYLKGLEMKKTERTTRSSERCVSEFKVNASDKTFIGRSGRQLNDLPTSLRKEVVYKKFVYGAKCYLSDRALAKYINKH; translated from the exons atgaaggtacccatgccatacgatGAAGGCTTTTCTGAAAACGAGAACCCCTACTCTTCATCTGGATATGCCCAGATTTGTCGCGAATATGGTGCCGACCCTAATGCCCAATACAAGTTTAAGGCTCTCATGTCCTCgctcacaaatg GTTCGGATGCTGACAATTTCACAGAGAGACAGATACTACTACAGAAATTTGAAGCCATGGTACAACCTTCGGAGAACGTAGGCCACGAtatcaccgagtttcaaaag TTTTTAAAACGAGTCAGACCTGGGCAAGAAATATCGAGGGTTGCCCTAAAACCGGGGTCTGAAAAGATACCTCAGTCAGGTGATGGAAACCCTCACGATGACACCAAGGCCACCTTGGTTACTGCGGGA AAACCAGGTGATATGAGAAAAATTCTATTTTACACATTAATTTTAACAACATTCATAATTAGTTCCAATGATCAACAAGTACATTATGAAACTTCATTACCGTTGTTACCAAAGAATACCCAAGCGAGACATCTTAAAAGAGGGAAATCACGGGTATTGTATTATTCAAATTGCAGTGCCACGTTTAATCTTATTCTTGATGGTGATATTGAAGTTAATCCAGGACCTGGTTTCGTCGCTCCTAAATGCAGTACTTGTTCTAAAGTAGTGAGATGTAACCAAAAACGTCTATTATGTAGTCAATGCCTCGATGTTTCACATGCAGTATGCCAAAATAAGCAACACTTGGTTACGAATTCTCGAGTACCGTACGAAACAATGTGTGATCGATGTCTTCATACTGTTCTCCCGTTTCTCAATGTTTCACTAAATACATCCTATGTAGAAA GTTTCAAGCTAGTCTATAAAAAACGGAAAGAAAGGCGAGGAGGTGGTGTGGCAGCGTATGTTAAAGATGATATTGACTTTAAATTACGAAATGACATCACAACTTTACATAACGAACTTGAACACATATGGATAGAGATAAATGGTCGCAATAGACATAGCAAAATTCTGTTGGGTGTTTTTTATCAACCGAACTTTGACGATGCAAGCAAAGCTGAATGGCTCAGTAAAGTGGATATTATATTAGATAAAGTCGTGTCTCAGTGGAGAGGTCACATTGTTATTACCGGTGATATGAACATCAACTTGTTGGAGAATTCACAGATCACAACAGTGTACAACGACATTCTTGACTCTCATAACTTAGTACAACATGTTACGAAGCCAAGCAGAAGAGGGACTACGCTGATTGACCATTTTATAACAAACGCTCAATGTAAA CCTCGTTTTAAATATATACGTGATTACAAGAATTACATTTTAAATGATTATGTCACTGACTTTTCGCAATTACCATTAAGTGTTGTTTATTCTTCAGAATCTGCAGATGATAAACTAGATATTTTCAATGAATTAATATCTTCATGTATAGAACGACATGCACCATTGAAACGAATCAAAGTTACCAGACCTCCAGCACCATGGCTAAAAGATCTCCGCATTAATGATATGCAAAGCAAATGTAGAGAATTGCGTCACAAAGCTCACCTGACACAATCTGATAGTGACTGGGATAATTTCAGAGATATTCGAAATAACCTGAAACGTACGATCAAGCACACTAGGAAAACGTTTTTCAAGAAAGCTCTAAGCTCAAAAAGACCTGCAGATGTGTGGAAGTTTATTCACC AATTTTTGAACGCTGTTCCAACTACACAAGATGACTTATTGAATCATATTAACAATTTCCAACTACGCAATGACCGTTCAGAGTTGTATTTTAGACATGTGACCTACACGGAAGTTGAAACAGAACTGAAATCGCTTCGCATGGATTGTTCCGCTGGATTCGATAATATACCAGTTGCTCATATAAAACCTGTATTAGAATATCTCATTTCACCTTTAACACATGTTATTAATTCCGGTATTGATGAGCAAAAATTTCATACGCAATGGAAAATCGGAAAGGTTTCTCCAATTCCAAAATGTGACAATACTACTTCTTCAGATCAGTATCGACCTGTTTCAGTTTTGTCGACCTTGTCTAAAGTGTACGAAAGGTGTATCGCAAACCAAATATGTGAATACATCTCATCTGAGAATGCACTTAAAGACACCATGTCCGGATTTAGAAAGCATCACTCGACTACCACCTTACTGCTGAAAATACGCTATGATATTATAAAAGCCATGGAAAAGGGTGAAGTGACACTAGCAATGTTTTTAGATTATTCCAAGGCATTTGATACAGTTGATTTCAAAACTATCATAACTAAGCTGTATCATCTTAGCTTTTCTAAACCAGCTGTTCTATGGATGTTTTCCTACCTCAACAATCGATTGCAGTACGTTCAAATCGATGACTGTTCATCATCGATGGAGACCGTTCAATTTGGTGTGCCACAGGGTTCAGTTCTAGGGCCGATTTTTTTCAACTTGTACGTAACTGACCTACAAGATGCAGTTCATGGGACAGTTTGTCAATTCGCTGACGACACATCTTGCTATGATCACTGCAAACAAAACGAATTACCGAATGCTATTGAACAACTCACACAACGTTTGGACAACTTGTGTGACTGGTCTTTCAACAACAACCTTGCTTTCAACCAAGGCAAGACTAAAATCATGCTGTTTTCGGGAAGCAGAATGTCACAAACACATAAGTTAGATGATGACACACATGTAACCTTCAATATTAAACATTGTGGTAAACTTATTGAAAGAGTTGCAAGTTATAAGTTACTTGGTGTGCATTTTGATGAACATTTAGCCTGGGACACTCATTTAAAACAGCTTTTGAAATCTACTTACTGTAAGCTTTCTGTATTGCGCAAATTGAAACATTCAGCTCCTCAGTACTTACGTAAACAGTTAGTGGAGACACTGTTACTCTCTAGACTTGACTACTGCAATGTGGTGTTTTCCAACGCACCAGATTACAAACTTAACCGTATCAACAAAGTTTTAAGATGTGCAGCAGCCTTTGTTACAGCGCACTACTGTACCACAGCAGatattttgaatttgaaatgGTTGCCCTCCAAAGAGAGAATCAACTTGAACATGTTGAAACTCGCTCACAAATCTTTGCACGAAACAGAATTTCCCACATACCTGAAAGGGCTGGAAATGAAGAAAACAGAAAGAACGACAAGAAGTTCTGAAAGATGTGTGTCCGAATTCAAAGTTAACGCATCGGATAAAACTTTTATTGGAAGAAGTGGTCGACAACTGAACGATCTTCCCACCAGTCTACGAAAAGAAgtggtttataaaaaatttgtttacggAGCTAAATGTTATTTATCAGATAGAGCTCttgcaaaatatataaataaacattag
- the LOC130625271 gene encoding uncharacterized protein LOC130625271: MTSEKLKKSDYIFNRITEMTHHCHMIDLMRDEQCFKWAVIAALHHNEIKNDPQHISKLEPFVEQYNWSGMAYPTPNTHLKKFERQNPNVALNVYFSEEDFQVRQAYVSKHKTTRKKVADVLIIQEEGKKHYVAIKRYSALMRGLSSRHRGDHYCRNCMHGFRSQETRDNHMKVCMDHDFCEIVIPKEGTVLKHEDGQKSLRMPFIIYADTECILEPVQGCDGDPEKSHTRDVSKHVASGYAFITNFAHGEVEESSDCYRGKDCTERFCKGLRDQVNRAIRHQQKKMIPLTHEEKEAHKSAKGCFICNGLFKKNNKDITMRKVRDYCYYTGQYRGAAHSSCNLKYRIPNEIPVVMHNCSRYDDHIIIKQLAREFKSHDFKCLGENSEKYISFFIKQSVTFQGKHGKSLKQMKKKTNQMKEVEINTTCKIKFIDSCRFMQSSLSSLVDNLAGTNSVSCNDCRSSMELIEIDSEYKAQFKCQTCYCSYKTVELNEHSIKKKFSNTFKHAKGNDEQFRLLLRKGVYPYEYMDAWEGFEETGLNPKAQFYSSLNLENITENDYKHAQKVWKAFNIKNLGEYHDLYVMSDTLLLGDVFENFRDTCQNIYELDPAYFYTAPGLAWQATLKVTGQVLELLTDIDMLLMVEKGLRGGICQAIKRHTKANNPYMGELFDVNLLISYLLYIDANNLYGGAMSQKLPTHGFKWREDLENFTQVSIENYKNGDDGYFLEVDVNYPKKLHKLHNDLPFLPEKMRLNNDCEMLTCNVFDKEKIRAAHSQIAAGTAAWIGSHQGAPSH, translated from the exons ATGACATCGGAGAAACTGAAAAAAAGCGACTACATCTTCAACCGAATCACGGAAATGACGCATCACTGCCACATGATTGACCTTATGAGAG ACGAGCAgtgcttcaaatgggccgtCATTGCAGCACTGCACCACAACGAAATCAAAAACGATCCTCAACACATCTCGAAGCTCGAACCGTTTGTTGAACAGTACAATTGGAGTGGCATGGCGTACCCAACTCCCAACACACACTTGAAAAAGTTTGAAAGGCAAAACCCCAACGTGGCGTTGAATGTCTACTTTTCTGAAGAAGATTTTCAGGTCAGGCAGGCATATGTTTCAAAACACAAAACGACACGTAAAAAGGTGGCAGATGTGCTAATCATTCAAGAAGAAGGGAAAAAGCACTACGTTGCTATTAAAAGATACTCTGCGCTCATGCGCGGTTTATCATCTAGACATCGAGGTGATCATTACTGTCGAAACTGCATGCACGGATTCCGCAGTCAAGAGACACGAGACAATCACATGAAAGTGTGCATGGACCATGATTTTTGCGAGATTGTCATTCCCAAAGAAGGAACAGTCCTCAAACACGAAGACGGGCAAAAGTCGCTCAGAATGCCATTCATCATCTATGCAGACACAGAATGTATCTTGGAACCTGTTCAAGGTTGTGATGGAGACCCTGAAAAATCACACACCAGAGACGTCAGCAAGCATGTGGCTTCAGGATATGCCTTCATAACCAATTTTGCACATGGAGAAGTTGAAGAATCATCCGACTGCTATCGTGGAAAAGACTGCACGGAAAGGTTTTGCAAGGGACTGAGAGATCAAGTCAATAGAGCTATCAGACATCAACAGAAGAAGATGATCCCGTTGACACACGAAGAGAAAGAAGCCCACAAGTCTGCAAAAGGATGCTTCATTTGCAATGGGCTTTTCAAGAAGAACAACAAAGACATCACAATGCGCAAAGTTCGAGATTACTGTTACTACACTGGTCAGTATCGAGGAGCTGCACACAGTTCGTGCAACCTAAAATATCGCATCCCCAACGAGATTCCGGTGGTCATGCACAATTGCTCACGGTATGACGATCACATCATCATCAAGCAACTGGCCAGGGAATTCAAAAGCCACGATTTTAAATGTCTGGGTGAAAACAGCGAAAAATACATCAGCTTCTTCATCAAGCAATCCGTCACATTTCAAGGAAAACACGGCAAATCGCTGAAGCAGATGAAGAAGAAAACCAACCAAATGAAAGAAGTGGAAATCAACACGACCTGCAAAATCAAGTTCATCGACAGCTGCAGGTTCATGCAAAGCTCACTGTCAAGCCTTGTAGATAATTTAGCTGGAACCAACAGTGTCAGCTGCAACGACTGCAGATCAAGCATGGAACTCATCGAGATTGACTCAGAGTACAAGGCGCAATTCAAGTGCCAAACCTGTTACTGCTCCTACAAGACGGTGGAACTGAATGAGCATtccataaagaaaaaattttccaacacattcaagcATGCAAAGGGCAATGACGAGCAATTTAGACTTTTGCTGCGTAAGGGTGTTTACCCCTACGAATACATGGATGCGTGGGAGGGTTTTGAAGAGACAGGACTTAATCCAAAAGCACAATTTTACAGCAGTTTGAACCTTGAAAACATCACCGAAAACGACTATAAGCATGCTCAAAAGGTGTGGAAGGCTTTCAACATTAAAAACCTTGGAGAGTACCACGATCTCTACGTGATGAGCGACACGCTTCTTTTAGGagacgtttttgaaaattttcgagACACTTGTCAAAACATCTACGAGCTTGATCCAGCGTATTTTTACACTGCTCCAGGCCTCGCATGGCAAGCAACTCTAAAAGTGACTGGTCAAGTGCTCGAGCTTCTCACAGACATAGACATGTTACTGATGGTTGAAAAGGGGCTCAGAGGTGGTATTTGCCAAGCAATCAAGCGCCATACTAAGGCGAACAATCCGTACATGGGGGAATTGTTTGATGTCAACCTGTTGATCTCGTATCTGCTGTACATCGATGCCAACAATCTGTACGGAGGTGCCATGTCACAAAAGCTGCCAACACACGGCTTTAAGTGGCGTGAAGACCTCGAAAATTTTACTCAAGTTTCtatagaaaattataaaaatggagATGATGGCTATTTTCTTGAAGTTGATGTCAACTACCCGAAAAAGCTGCACAAACTCCACAACGACCTTCCATTCTTACCTGAAAAGATGCGTCTGAACAACGACTGTGAAATGTTGACGTGCAATGTGTTTGACAAGGAAAAAATACGTGCTGCACATTCGCAAATTGCAGCAGGCACTGCAGCATGGATTGGTTCACACCAAGGTGCACCAAGTCATTGA
- the LOC130625272 gene encoding uncharacterized protein LOC130625272: MGDINIDCDDSSSTGFDSFTTFCETYNLKNLIKQKTCFTNTRASQIDVFLTNKHACFHNSKSFETGLSDHHHMISTFMKTFLVRLKSKEISYRCFKKFDEQVFLEEVRSTDFCCDNIDPNESYENLVLKFRNIIDKHAPIKIKLVRGNEAPFMNKKLRKAIYTRSRLKNNFNKNRTDQNRSKYKKQRNKCVSMRRQVIKEHFNSVMEGGIIQNKKFWSTVKPFLTNKSGKSSNEIMIVHDDIIVTDENELAEIFNEEYIHIVEKYSGVKPVSLRNYQSENRNEVISKILETYKNHPSILEIKNSLIDQNNDMLFNFKEVSNKRATVSPIDKGGKDKLCVNNYRPVSILNIFSKFYERIIKSQIVDYIDKKLSEFLSAYRESYGTQHVLIRLLEEWKQKLDKHYVVGAVLMDLSKAFDCVPHDLLIAKLNAYGFNQDALLLILAYHSDREQSTRINNQHNLIKLLECESNIALVWLKNNKMMANPKKFQSIIVTRDKCNNCDLVVKIGDKLIKTESEVKLLGVTIDNGLNFDSHISKLIKKTSAQLNSLFRLSTFLSHKAKLTLVQSFIYSNFNYCPLVWNFSSYKSLLRIEQIQKRALRFLLNDNDSTYDELLLKAGKYQMSVYRLKTLCTEIYKTMHELNPTYIKDIFKFHGSGRPVRSQNVNNLTVPNIDTVSFGTKSLSSLGPKIWNKLPNHLKSSESLSTFKNAIKSWNGIKCFCESVLISTTF; the protein is encoded by the exons ATGGGCGATATAAATATTGATTGTGATGACTCAAGTTCGACAGGTTTTGACAGTTTTACAACTTTTTGCGAAAcctacaatttaaaaaatttaataaaacaaaaaacatgtttcacaAATACTCGTGCATCACAAATAGAtgtgtttttaacaaataaacatgCATGTTTCCATAATTCTAAATCTTTTGAAACTGGACTTAGTGACCACCACCATATGATTTCTACTTTTATGAAGACTTTTTTAGTACGTTTAAAATCGAAAGAGATATCGTAtaggtgttttaaaaaatttgatgagCAAGTTTTTCTTGAAGAAGTGAGGAGCACAGATTTTTGTTGTGATAACATAGATCCAAATGAAAGTTATGAGAACCTTGTACTGAAATTTCGAAATATAATTGATAAACATGcacctataaaaattaaattagttcGGGGTAACGAAGCCCcgtttatgaataaaaaattacgaaaaGCAATTTACACAAGATCTCgtcttaaaaacaattttaacaaaaatcgaACAGATCAAAATaggtcaaaatataaaaaacaaagaaataagtgTGTTAGTATGAGACGACAGGTGATTAAAGAGCATTTTAATAGTGTTATGGAGGGTGGCATtattcaaaataagaaattttggagCACTGTTAAACCTTTCCTTACTAACAAATCAGGTAAGAGCTCTAATGAAATTATGATTGTTCACGATGATATTATAGTAACGGATGAAAATGAATTAGCGGAAATTTTCAATGAAGAATACATACATATAGTTGAAAAATATAGTGGAGTTAAACCAGTGTCGCTACGAAATTATCAATCTGAAAATAGAAATGAAGTTATCTCAAAGATTCTagaaacatataaaaatcacCCTAGTattcttgaaattaaaaattcactaattgatcaaaataatgacATGTTGTTTAACTTTAAGGAAGTCTCGAACAAACGCGCTACTGTATCCCCTATTGATAAAGGTGGGAAAGATAAATTATGTGTAAACAACTATAGACCAGTcagcattttaaatatattttcaaaattttatgagAGAATAATTAAATCTCAAATTGTTgattatattgataaaaaactttCAGAATTTTTATCAGCCTATAGGGAATCATATGGCACACAACATGTACTTATAAGATTATTGGAAGAATGGaaacaaaaattagataaacaTTACGTAGTTGGTGCAGTTTTAATGGATCTATCTAAAGCTTTTGATTGCGTGCCTCATGATTTACTTATTGCTAAATTAAATGCCTATGGCTTTAACCAGGATGCCCTACTTCTAATTTTAGCGTACCATTCTGACAGAGAGCAATCTACCCGCATAAATAATCAGCATA acttaattaaacttttagaatgtgaatctaatatagcaCTAGTGTggttgaaaaataacaaaatgatggCCAATCctaaaaaatttcaatcaatcattGTCACCAGAGATAAATGTAACAATtgtgatttagtggtaaaaattggtGACAAGTTAATTAAAACAGAAAGCGAAGTTAAATTACTAGGAGTGACCATTGATAATGGCTTGAATTTCGACTCTCACATTTCTAAACTTATCAAAAAAACATCAGCACAATTGAATTCACTGTTTAGACTTAGCACGTTTTTATCTCACAAAGCCAAATTAACACTGGTACAAAGTTTTATATACTCTAACTTTAATTATTGCCCTTTAGTATGGAATTTCTCTTCATATAAATCTTTGTTGAGAATTGAACAAATTCAGAAGAGAGCTTTGCGTTTCTTATTAAATGATAATGATAGTACTTACGACGAACTCCTTTTGAAAGCAGGAAAATACCAAATGAGCGTCTATAGACTTAAAACATTATGTACAGAAATATATAAGACAATGCACGAACTCAATCCGACATACATTAAagatatctttaaatttcatggGAGTGGTAGACCAGTGAGATcacaaaatgttaataatttaaCAGTCCCAAATATAGATACCGTTAGTTTTGGAACAAAAAGTCTCTCTTCCCTGGGGCCAAAAATATGGAATAAATTACCCAATCACTTGAAATCCTCAGAGTCTCTTAGTACTTTCAAAAATGCGATCAAAAGTTGGAATGgaattaaatgtttttgtgag TCGGTTTTGATTAGCACTACTTTTTAG